One window from the genome of Salvia miltiorrhiza cultivar Shanhuang (shh) chromosome 7, IMPLAD_Smil_shh, whole genome shotgun sequence encodes:
- the LOC130993437 gene encoding uncharacterized protein LOC130993437, with the protein MSSGMQDSSGRINKTNTTRRAWSSREEEVLLAALKELVAEGWKSDNGFRAGYLKKLEESIKKIIPTTDLKGMPHINSKITTWKKDYNSLTNMLKITGVGFNVQGTHMIDATDEQWDHIRKVDGNAKNMQFKSFKYFDQWSEIFGKDRATRDVAEDLTEAARQMYHNINLTQPQDVDGDYHVTLDDVNEDVPLADSVSQTQQAESDVRPPKKLRKKGGGGDKMLEYMAEISRDTKISLDTIAGRMGHDQDISKARKEVYAQLNSISGLSQTEKFEITNMLAKEVELLDVFTSLPEDANKEYVYHLLEEKKKKYNGGSNLE; encoded by the exons ATGAGTTCTGGGATGCAAG ATAGTAGTGGTCGGATTAATAAGACAAACACGACACGTCGAGCTTGGTCAAGTAGGGAGGAAGAGGTTCTTTTGGCGGCCTTGAAGGAGTTAGTAGCTGAAGGTTGGAAATCCGACAACGGATTTCGTGCGGGATACTTGAAGAAATTGGAGGagtcaattaaaaaaataattccaACAACCGACTTGAAAGGCATGCCgcatataaattcaaaaataacgACTTGGAAGAAGGATTATAACTCACTAACGAACATGTTGAAGATTACTGGCGTGGGCTTCAACGTGCAGGGCACGCACATGATCGATGCCACTGATGAGCAATGGGATCATATTAGGAAG gTGGATGGCAATGCAAAAAACATGCAATTTAAAAGTTTTAAGTACTTTGATCAATGGTCTGAAATCTTCGGGAAGGACAGGGCCACCAGAGACGTCGCTGAAGATTTAACGGAGGCAGCACGTCAGATGTATCACAACATCAATCTCACCCAACCTCAGGACGTCGATGGTGATTACCATGTCACGCTAGATGATGTGAATGAAGACGTACCTCTTGCTGACAGTGTTAGCCAAACCCAGCAAGCCGAGTCTGATGTACGCCCTCCTaagaaattgagaaagaaggGTGGCGGGGGCGACAAGATGTTGGAGTACATGGCCGAAATCAGCCGCGACACTAAAATTTCACTTGACACAATCGCAGGTCGAATGGGCCATGATCAAGATATCTCCAAGGCGAGGAAGGAGGTCTATGCTCAACTGAATTCAATCAGTGGATTGTCCCAAACAGAGAAGTTCGAAATAACCAATATGTTAGCCAAAGAAGTTGAGCTCCTAGATGTGTTCACAAGTCTACCCGAAGATGCGAATAAGGAGTACGTTTACCACCTTCttgaggagaagaagaaaaagtacAATGGTGGAAGTAATTTGGAGTGA
- the LOC130993438 gene encoding uncharacterized protein LOC130993438, translated as MDFSKINSQNYYFYNIGRWSEDLDTELLTHFVSMKSECHIVPPHKSPHAKLCVVNSINQNNYPPISLADVDDRLAFLEKRYKTFNKINQRSDTNWDTGRKVVSAAEPVWKKILKDDPSAKWYFYEDEPQFRLMSKLFGLESMKTEHNHPRNIILNSDTPSPNIAGRTVVIVDDSSDDEITSTRSVKKPPPVRRLFPKDDGETPDDQISSTNWSSQEQQILAPARVRKEYPNNGVEGSSCGSSWSPWR; from the exons ATGGATTTCAGCAAAATCAACTCTCAAAATTACTATTTCTACAATATTGGAAGATGGAGCGAGGACCTCGACACTGAACTCCTCACTCACTTTGTGTCAATGAAATCCGAATGCCATATCGTTCCGCCACATAAATCACCACACGCTAAGCTTTGTGTTGTAAACTCGATCAACCAAAACAATTACCCACCCATTAGTCTCGCAGATGTTGATGACCGCCTTGCCTTCTTGGAAAAGCGGTACAAAACTTTCAATAAGATTAACCAACGTTCTGATACTAATTGGGATACTGGAAGGAAAGTTGTTTCCGCGGCCGAACCAGTgtggaaaaaaatattgaag GATGATCCTTCCGCTAAATGGTATTTCTATGAGGATGAGCCGCAATTCAGGCTGATGAGTAAGTTGTTCGGTCTAGAATCAATGAAGACCGAACACAACCATCCCCGCAACATAATCCTCAATAGCGATACTCCCAGTCCCAACATTGCTGGGCGAACGGTGGTTATTGTCGACGACTCATCCGACGACGAGATAACGTCAACTCGCTCTGTTAAAAAACCACCACCGGTACGACGCTTGTTCCCCAAGGATGATGGCGAAACTCCAGATGACCAGATTAGTAGCACTAATTGGTCGTCCCAGGAGCAACAAATTCTTGCTCCGGCCCGCGTCCGTAAAGAATACCCGAACAATGGGGTTGAGGGCAGCTCATGCGGGTCGTCGTGGAGTCCTTggagataa
- the LOC130993440 gene encoding protein ALP1-like produces MPGGERARLNDIWFLLLQLIMRLHILKMAFVIIYFSESRSRKRKRANGVLKYEIVSRVPDQIKHLRRMIGTNDIDCIVNLRMDRNTFGRLCHILRELGGLVEGRYVSVEEQVAMFLSVLAHHKKNRVVRFDFWRSGQTISHYVHAVLGAILKLHQFFLSKPKVVPDDCTDPRWQWFKGCLGALDGTYINVTVSNNVKPRYRTRKWQISTNVLGVCDRDMKFVYILSGWEGSAADSRILRDALNRPHGFKVPKGNYYLCDNGYANSDGFLTPYKGVRYHLKEWGPTAARPQNKEELFNLRHSKARNVIERAFGLMKMRWGILRSTTFYPIKIQNRLIMATFLINNFIRTEMPNDPLEAQFDEMANTNATNFQVEPEEFIDTVENSPQWNASRDALANEMWMRYVNEH; encoded by the exons ATGCCTGGTGGAGAAAGAGCACGTTTGAATGATATTTGGTTCTTGTTACTGCAATTAATAATGCGACTGCATATTCTTAAGATGGCctttgtaattatttatttttctgagtCTAGATCAAGGAAAAGAAAACGTGCGAATGgtgtattaaaatatgaaatagtAAGTAGAGTACCTGACCAAATTAAGCATTTACGCCGGATGATAGGTACCAATGACATAGATTGCATTGTCAATTTGCGTATGGACCGTAATACATTTGGGCGGTTGTGCCACATATTACGGGAACTAGGGGGTTTAGTTGAGGGTCGCTATGTGAGTGTCGAAGAACAAGTAGCTATGTTCTTGTCTGTCCTAGcacatcataaaaaaaatagggttgtaagatttgatttttggaGGTCTGGGCAGACCATCTCGCATTACGTACATGCTGTATTAggggcaattttgaagttgcaCCAATTTTTTCTATCTAAACCCAAGGTTGTTCCCGATGACTGCACAGACCCGCGGTGGCAATGGTTTAAG GGCTGTCTAGGGGCATTAGACGGCACATATATTAATGTGACAGTGAGCAATAATGTGAAACCACGATATAGAACAAGGAAATGGCAGATTTCAACTAATGTTTTAGGTGTATGCGATCGGGATATGAAGTTTGTTTACATTCTATCTGGTTGGGAAGGTTCTGCCGCGGATTCTAGAATACTAAGGGACGCCCTTAACAGACCCCACGGATTTAAAGTTCCTAAGG GAAATTATTATTTGTGTGACAATGGTTACGCAAACAGTGATGGTTTTCTAACGCCATACAAAGGAGTTAGATACCACCTGAAGGAGTGGGGTCCAACTGCTGCTAGGCCCCAAAACAAGGAAGAGTTGTTTAACTTGAGGCATAGCAAGGCCCGGAATGTGATAGAGAGGGCGTTCGGATTAATGAAAATGCGGTGGGGCATTTTGCGTTCCACCACTTTTTATCCAATTAAAATCCAGAATCGATTAATAATGGCTACATTTTTAATCAATAATTTTATTCGCACGGAAATGCCAAATGATCCTCTAGAGGCACAATTTGATGAGATGGCAAACACTAATGCTACTAACTTTCAAGTAGAGCCTGAGGAGTTCATTGATACCGTGGAGAATTCTCCTCAATGGAATGCCTCAAGAGACGCATTGGCTAACGAAATGTGGATGCGTTACGTGAATGAACACTAG
- the LOC130993442 gene encoding uncharacterized protein LOC130993442 — protein sequence MDHFNLNDEKVEGRLYVGNLDLRITEAALIKMFSPFGKIVSEDFLWHTRGPKRGEPRGYAFIQFSSKEEAIQAKEKMHGRMACGRPLVVRLASEKYPMDGSANSSKTGEGSSRSVNCGGSAGQTSRTAKIAAIKNKLKAIDEEGHNKTSKKHKQSDEHCATTPQG from the exons ATG GACCATTTCAATTTGAATGATGAAAAAGTAGAGGGCCGATTGTATGTGGGTAACCTTGATCTGAGGATAACAGA GGCAGCTCTAATCAAGATGTTTTCTCCATTTGGAAAAATTGTATCAGAAGACTTCCTATGGCATACTCGTGGCCCTAAGCGTGGAGAGCCACGTGGTTATGCTTTCATCCAGTTCAGCTCTAAAGAG GAAGCTATTCAGGCCAAGGAGAAGATGCACGGAAGAATGGCTTGTGGACGCCCATTAGTTGTTCGTCTTGCCAGTGAGAAATACCCCATGGACGGCTCAGCTAATTCTTCCAAGACCGGTGAAGGGAGCAGCAGGTCCGTTAACTGTGGAGGTAGCGCTGGGCAAACTAGCCGGACTGCTAAAATAGCCGCGATAAAGAACAAACTAAAGGCGATTGATGAAGAAGGCCACAATAAAACCTCCAAAAAGCACAAGCAAAGCGATGAGCATTGCGCCACCACTCCTCAAGGATGA
- the LOC130993443 gene encoding uncharacterized protein LOC130993443 → METNTCNVNHLDADAHLPPRKRLLAGLKRQNSDVNSPTPSTPSSAGSEHDVHLNNALRSQLSNPSLSNEEIVEASRIAAMKAAKVAEAARANAEEKAAKAAKAVAAAKSALDLVAILSDETGNKEKFLKKNKMKKHVTVEALYNKNKSSTRTDEELARNLHRVINSSPRILKNSPGSDAKSHKHKRLKSSASSGRTSITNGVQVGEGDRQSAARSNGNGVVEVETESPIRKIDMIMVDLNTSKHDNSDQLKLDNGDGSRHSKTERLKVDDGEVLDSFSRKRGRIKQKKLPLSICSFKDQTSPKEELKAQGNAVRSGADDQPLFSSNSLLGPVERTSSMWKCQSFKVPACVKQNKVVQS, encoded by the coding sequence ATGGAAACTAACACATGCAATGTTAATCACTTGGATGCGGATGCACATCTGCCACCTCGAAAGCGGCTTCTAGCTGGATTGAAGAGACAGAACTCTGATGTTAATTCCCCCACACCATCAACTCCTAGTAGTGCTGGGAGCGAACATGATGTCCATCTCAATAATGCATTGAGGTCCCAGTTGAGTAATCCAAGTCTCTCGAATGAGGAGATTGTTGAAGCCTCTAGAATTGCTGCTATGAAAGCTGCCAAGGTTGCAGAGGCTGCAAGAGCCAATGCTGAAGAGAAGGCTGCAAAAGCAGCAAAGGCAGTGGCTGCCGCCAAAAGTGCCTTAGATCTTGTTGCCATCCTTTCAGATGAGACAGGTAACAAAGAAAAATTTCTGAAAAAGAACAAGATGAAGAAGCATGTAACTGTTGAAGCATtgtataacaaaaataaaagcagTACAAGAACAGATGAAGAATTGGCTCGCAATTTGCATCGGGTCATCAACAGCTCCCCAAGAATTTTGAAGAACTCACCAGGTTCTGATGCCAAGAGTCACAAGCATAAAAGGCTGAAAAGCTCTGCTTCTTCTGGGAGAACTAGCATTACTAATGGAGTTCAAGTTGGCGAAGGGGATAGACAGTCTGCAGCAAGAAGCAATGGTAATGGTGTAGTAGAAGTAGAGACCGAAAGCCCTATAAGGAAGATAGACATGATTATGGTAGATTTGAACACTTCCAAGCATGACAACAGCGACCAACTGAAGCTGGACAATGGAGATGGATCTCGCCACAGTAAAACTGAACGGCTGAAGGTGGacgacggtgaagtcctggataGCTTTAGTAGAAAGAGGGGAAGAATTAAGCAGAAGAAATTGCCTTTGAGCATTTGTAGCTTCAAGGATCAAACTAGTCCAAAAGAGGAGCTGAAAGCTCAAGGTAATGCCGTGAGAAGTGGCGCGGACGATCAGCCCTTGTTTTCTAGTAACAGTTTGCTGGGTCCGGTGGAGAGGACGTCATCGATGTGGAAGTGCCAGTCCTTCAAAGTACCCGCTTGTGTTAAACAGAATAAAGTTGTGCAGTCATAG
- the LOC130993444 gene encoding proline--tRNA ligase, chloroplastic/mitochondrial, giving the protein MGALRLPSLTSLSSAAAAAVPRYHFCRQLRLPLRSVSAAKFSVQSSTVEKEIAATPPELEPTSQKPRLQPEKDRVITPRSQDFNAWYLDIIANAELADYGPVRGTMVIRPYGYAIWEAIQDYLNVKFKETGHSNMYFPQFIPYSFIEKEASHVEGFSPELALVTVGGGKELEEKLVVRPTSETIVNHMFTQWIHSYRDLPLMINQWANVTRWEMRTKPFVRTLEFLWQEGHTAHASPEEAEKEALQMIDVYTKFAYEQAAIPVVVGRKSKVETFAGASKTYTIEAMMGDRKALQAGTSHNLGQNFSRAFGTQFMDENGERKHVWQTSWAISTRFIGGIIMTHGDDAGLMLPPNLAPIQVIVVPIWKKADDKAGVLGAASSVKETLQAAGIKVKIDDAEQRTPGWKFNFWEMKGVPLRIEIGPRDVSNGSVVVCRRDIPGKQGKVFGISMESSTLVAYVKGKLDEVQSSLLESAKSFRDGNIVDVSSYSELKEAIAQGKWARGPWSASDSEELKVKEETGATIRCFPFEQPEGAKKCLMTGNPADEVAIFAKSY; this is encoded by the exons ATGGGGGCTCTCAGACTCCCTTCCCTCACTTCtctctcctccgccgccgccgccgcggttCCACGCTATCACTTCTGCCGCCAGCTGCGTCTCCCCCTCCGTTCCGTCTCCGCCGCAAAATTTTCCGTACAAAGTAGCACCGTCGAGAAGGAGATCGCCGCAACTCCTCCTGAACTCGAACCTACCTCGCAGAAGCCCAGACTACAGCCAGAAAAGGATCGAGTTATCACTCCTCGATCGCAGGACTTCAATGCCTGGTACTTGGACATAATTGCGAACGCGGAGTTAGCTGATTATGGCCCTGTTCGCGGCACCATGGTTATTCGTCCCTACGGCTACGCCATTTGGGAAGCAATTCAG GACTATTTGAATGTGAAGTTTAAGGAGACCGGCCATAGTAATATGTATTTCCCTCAG TTTATCCCATACTCATTCATTGAGAAAGAAGCTAGCCATGTTGAAGGTTTTAGTCCAGAATTAGCTCTCGTTACAGTTGGAGGAGGAAAGGAGCTTGAAGAAAAGCTTGTG GTTCGACCCACAAGTGAAACAATTGTCAACCACATGTTCACTCAGTGGATTCATAGTTACCGTGATCTTCCACTAATGATCAACCAG TGGGCAAATGTGACAAGATGGGAAATGCGTACCAAACCATTTGTGAGAACTCTGGAATTTCTCTGGCAGGAAGGTCACACAGCTCATGCCAGTCCAGAGGAAGCAGAAAAAGAG GCATTGCAGATGATTGATGTATACACAAAATTTGCCTATGAGCAAGCTGCAATACCTGTTGTTGTGGGTCGTAAATCGAAGGTGGAGACCTTTGCCGGTGCTTCGAAGACCTATACCATTGAAGCAATGATGGGTGATCGAAAAGCTTTGCAAGCTGGAACTAGCCACAACCTTGGGCAGAACTTTTCACGTGCATTTGGAACACAG TTCATGGATGAAAATGGCGAAAGGAAGCATGTGTGGCAAACATCATGGGCAATTAGCACCAGGTTTATTGGCGGTATTATCATGACTCATGGTGATGACGCTGGATTGATGCTTCCCCCAAACCTAGCCCCAATACAG GTCATAGTGGTCCCAATATGGAAGAAGGCAGACGATAAGGCTGGAGTTCTGGGGGCTGCCTCATCTGTGAAGGAAACTCTTCAAGCTGCAGGAATCAAGGTTAAAATTGATGATGCAGAGCAGAGAACACCTGGTTGGAAGTTCAACTTCTGGGAAATGAAG GGTGTCCCTTTGAGGATCGAAATTGGGCCTCGAGATGTTTCAAATGGGAGTGTGGTTGTTTGTAGAAGAGATATTCCTGGGAAACAAGGGAAAGTCTTTGGTATATCAATGGAATCGTCAACTTTGGTGGCTTATGTAAAAGGCAAGTTGGATGAGGTTCAATCATCTCTTCTTGAAAGCGCAAAATCATTCCGTGATGG CAACATTGTTGATGTGAGCTCCTATAGTGAGCTTAAAGAGGCAATTGCTCAAGGCAAATGGGCAAGAGGCCCCTGGTCAGCCAG TGACAGTGAGGAGCTGAAGGTGAAAGAAGAAACAGGGGCAACCATTCGATGTTTTCCTTTTGAACAGCCGGAGGGGGCAAAGAAATGCTTGATGACAGGCAATCCAGCAGATGAAGTTGCAATTTTCGCAAAATCTTACTAA
- the LOC130993445 gene encoding uncharacterized protein LOC130993445, whose product MATPAQRLIQDQNLNFLYSGTTPGGKTDVVAKADKRGGLGGRKALNDISNSRKPSAFHSVKKDGSINVISIDKDPSTVKGKSSKAPEKGRVGGRKALSDLTNSVKPRPKQIPCLGRKLNSVAEEAEERFLHNHQECIKAQTMTVDKDYFLKSVGLANDIAALPSVRKALPLSSKKVQHSKMGEMVELPSCCSPACRSPQSPKAPCTMSWEDDYFSDLMMIETPKLK is encoded by the exons ATGGCAACCCCAGCTCAACGCTTGATCCAAGATCAGAACCTAAACTTTCTCTACAGTG GCACTACTCCTGGAGGAAAGACTGATGTAGTAGCCAAAGCAGATAAGAGAGGTGGTCTTGGTGGAAGGAAAGCACTTAACGACATATCAAACTCAAGAAAGCCTTCTGCATTTCACTCCGTGAAGAAAGATGGCTCCATAAATGTCATCTCTATTGACAAAGATCCTTCAACTGTGAAAGGCAAATCATCCAAGGCACCTGAGAAAGGAAGAGTTGGTGGTAGGAAAGCACTCAGTGACCTCACAAACTCGGTCAAGCCACGCCCAAAGCAGATCCCATGTTTGGGCAGGAAATTGAATTCTGTTGCAGAAGAAGCGGAAGAGAGATTTCTACACAATCATCAGGAGTGCATCAAAGCTCAGACGATGACTGTTGACAAGGACTACTTCTTGAAGTCAGTAGGACTGGCTAATG ATATTGCTGCACTGCCATCAGTTAGGAAGGCGCTTCCATTGTCATCAAAGAAG GTGCAACATTCTAAAATGGGAGAGATGGTTGAGCTTCCTAGCTGCTGCTCACCTGCTTGTCGATCTCCTCAGTCGCCAAAGGCGCCTTGTACAATGAGCTGGGAGGATGACTATTTTTCTGATCTGATGATGATCGAGACACCTAAGCTCAAGTAG